Proteins found in one Canis lupus baileyi chromosome 26, mCanLup2.hap1, whole genome shotgun sequence genomic segment:
- the MC3R gene encoding melanocortin receptor 3, producing the protein MNASCCLLSAQPTLPNSSEHLAAASFGNQSGSGFCEQVFIKPEVFLALGIVSLLENILVILAVARNGNLHSPMYFFLCSLAVADMLVSVSNALETVMIAIVNSNYLTFEDRFVQHMDNVFDSMICISLVASICNLLAIAVDRYVTIFYALRYHSIMTVRKALAWIVAIWVCCGVCGVVFIVYSESKMVIVCLITMFFAMLLLMGTLYVHMFLFARLHVQRIAALPPADGVAPQQHSCMKGAVTITILLGVFIFCWAPFFLHLVLIITCPTNPYCVCYTAHFNTYLVLIMCNSIIDPLIYAFRSLELRNTFKEILCSCNGMNLG; encoded by the coding sequence ATGAACGCTTCGTGCTGCCTACTGTCTGCTCAGCCGACGCTGCCCAACAGCTCGGAGCACCTCGCAGCCGCGTCCTTCGGCAACCAGAGCGGCAGCGGCTTCTGCGAGCAGGTCTTCATCAAGCCCGAAGTCTTCCTGGCGCTGGGCATCGTCAGCCTGCTGGAAAACATCCTGGTCATCCTGGCCGTGGCCAGGAACGGCAACCTGCACtcccccatgtacttcttcctctgcaGCCTGGCGGTGGCCGACATGCTGGTGAGCGTGTCCAACGCCCTGGAGACCGTCATGATCGCCATCGTCAACAGCAACTACCTGACCTTCGAGGACCGGTTCGTCCAGCACATGGACAACGTCTTCGACTCCATGATCTGCATCTCCCTGGTGGCCTCCATCTGCAACCTCCTGGCCATCGCCGTGGACAGGTACGTCACCATCTTCTACGCGCTGCGCTACCACAGCATCATGACCGTGCGCAAGGCCCTGGCCTGGATCGTGGCCATCTGGGTGTGCTGCGGCGTGTGCGGCGTGGTGTTCATCGTCTACTCCGAGAGCAAGATGGTCATCGTGTGCCTCATCACCATGTTCTTCGCCATGCTGCTCCTCATGGGCACCCTCTACGTGCACATGTTCCTCTTCGCCCGGCTGCACGTCCAGCGCATCGCGGCGCTGCCACCTGCCGACGGGGTGGCCCCGCAGCAGCACTCGTGCATGAAGGGGGCTGTCACCATCACCATCCTGCTGGGGGTATTCATCTTCTGCTGGGCCCCCTTCTTCCTGCACCTCGTCCTCATCATAACCTGCCCCACCAACCCCTACTGCGTCTGCTACACGGCCCACTTCAACACCTACCTGGTCCTCATCATGTGCAACTCCATCATCGACCCCCTCATCTACGCCTTCCGGAGCCTAGAGCTACGTAACACCTTCAAGGAGATCCTCTGCAGCTGCAACGGCATGAACCTGGGGTAG